The Salinirubellus salinus genome segment AGACCTGCACTGGGCCCCGACGTTCGCCCACCGCTCCCGCTGAGCCGGACGCGCCCCGACGGCGCCCACGACGACTCACGCCGCGCGCCAAATCACCGGACGGAACGTTCTTGACCACGTGAGTGTCACACGAATTTAACCTCTGTCGAAGAAAGATTTAATAAGGAAAGCAGTCAGCGTTGGTTTATACCGAGAGGGCCGGCGTGGGACGGGGATTGATAAATGAACCCGGAATATTCGGAGGTATGGCCGCTAAGATTAAGTATCTCTGATACCACAGTTTGGTCACGAAATGGCATCCAATCTCCTGAAGCGGACGGTCGGCGACGTACTCCTCGAGACGCTCGAGGGGGCGGACGGCGACGTGTTCGTCGTCAACCCCGGAGAATCGCTCGGCGAACTCGTCTCGGTGATGGGCGACGTGGACTCCAGTACGGTCCGCCTGCTCGCCGCCGAGCGGACGCTGAAGGACACGATGGACGACTTCATCGTCGCGAGCAACGCGGCCGACCTCGTCGAGGACGACCGACTCGAGATCCGTTCGCACGAGGGAGACAGCAACACCCTCCTCGTGACGGGTGACTCCGTCGTCGCGGTCGTCGAGGCCGGTGACCACGTCGCCGGGCTGGTCACCGACGACGAGGCGTTCATCGAGGCGGCCTACGAGGCCTACGAGGAGCACTGGGAGGCGGCCGAACCGTTCGCGCTGCGCACCCCTGCCATCTCCCGCGTCCGCGAGACGCTGAACGAGGGCCTCGGCCCGGACGCCGTCGAGGACTTCGACTCGATGCTCGCCTCGATGGAGACGGCTCGCGGCGACGGCGAGGGCCTCGACGAGGTCACCGTCTCGCTGCTCGTCGCCGCCAAGAACCGGGAACTGCTCTACGACATCTCGAAGTGGGGCGAGGACGTCGGCATCGCGAGCAAGGCCACCTTCTCGCGCACCAAGACCAAACTCGAGGACCTCGGCCTCATCGACACGGAGAAGGTGCCCATCGACGTCGGGCGACCGCGCCTCCGGCTGATGCTCGGCGACGACCGACTCCGCGACGCCGACGCACCCGAACTCGCCAGCGTCGCCCAGTCGCTCCTCGCCGGCGCCTCCTGAACCACCCAGCCCGGACCCCGACCCGACGCCCGACCCCCTGCTGACGCGCGACTCCTGCCGACGCGCGACCCCCCGGACTTTTCCTCGTGGGCCGACTCTCCGAGCCATGCACACGGAGCGCCAGCGGTGGGGTGACCGATGGGGGTAGCGCTACTCGGTGACGGTCCGGCCGCGGCCGCCGTCGAAGCCGCACTCGCGGACGGGGACACGACGGCGACGCGAGTGACGGTCGACGACCTCGACGAGACGGTGCCCGACCTCGTCGTCGTGGTCGCACCGACCGGTTCGGACGCCGTCGGCTTGGCGAACGACGCGACGCGTGCGAACGGGATACCGCTCCTGACGGTCGAGCTCGGCGGCGTCGGTGGCCGCCCGGTGGCCGGCGTGGACGCGGCCGTCGCCGGCTTCGGACCCGAGACCGGCTGCTTCGACTGTCTCCGGACGCGTGTCCGGGCGCACGACCCCGAGACGGACGACGGGACGGTGGCCGCCCCGACCGCCCGTTTCGCCGGCGCACTCGCCGGCCGGGAGGCGGTGCGCCTGCTGGCCGGCGAGTCCGACCTCCTCGGCCACGTCGTCGAACTCCCACACGCTCGGCGGCGCTTCCTCCCCGTGCCGCGGTGTGGGTGTGGGCCCGACCCAGACCGGCACCTCCGCCGTGGCGGCGAGGGTCGGTCGCTGGACGCGGCCCTCGGGGCCGCCGAGGCCGCCGTCGACCCTCGCGTCGGCCTCGTCGCCTCGGTGGCGGAGGCCGAGTCGTTCCCGGTCCCCTACTACCTCGCGACGCTCGCGGCGACGCCGTTCTCGGACGCCGAGGTGCCGCGACACGCCGCCGGCGTCGCGGCCGACTGGAACCCCGCGTACATGAAGGCGCTCGGCGAGTCGCTGGAGCGCTACGCGGGCGCGGTCTACCGGACTCGCGAGTTCGAGCGCGGCCCGCCCGGCGCCGTGGCCGGGGCCGTCCCGCCCGCGGCGTTCGTCACGGCACCGTGGTTCCCCGACCCCGACCCGCGCGAGGACGTCCAGTGGGTCGACGGCGAACACCTCGCGAGCGGCGACCGGGTCCGCCTCCCGGCCGAGTTCGTGGTGTTCCCCCCTCCCGAAGCCCGCCACCGGCCGGCCATCACCACGGGACTGGGGCTCGGCAACTCCGGGACGGAAGCCCTGCTCTCGGGGCTCTACGAGGTGGTCGAACGGGACGCCGCGATGCTCGCGTGGTACTCGACGTACGACCCGCTGGGCCTCGCCGTCGAGGCCGAAGGGTACCGGGCGCTGGAACGTCGACTCCGCGCGGAGGACCTCGAGGCGACAGCGCTGTTGCTCACGCAGGACGTGGACGTGCCCGTCGTCGCCGTCTGTGTCCACCGCCCGCTCGACGACCCGACGGCCGGCGAGTGGCCCCGGTTCGCGGCGGGGATGGCCGCCTCGCTCGACCCGGCGGACGCCGCACTGGGTGCGCTCGAGGAGGCCGTCCAGAACCTCCTCGAACTCCGCGGGATGGGCCAGCAGCGAGCCGTGTCCGAGGAGGGCGCCATCGGCGTCTACGGCGACTTCCCCGAAGCCGCCCGCGAGTTCGTCGACCCGGCGACGACGGTGCCGGCGTCGACGGTCGGCCCCGAGACGGTGCCCGACGGCACGGCCGAACTCGAACTGCTCGTCGACCGCGTCGTCGACGCCGGCCTCTCGCCGTACGCGGCCCGGCTGACCACCCGAGACCTCGCGGAACTGGGGTTCGAGGCGGTCCGGGTGGTGGCGCCGACGGCCCAGCCGTTGTTCACGGGGGAGGCGTACTTCGGCGACCGTGCCGCGTCTGTGCCAGCGGCGCTCGGGTTCGAGGCCCGCCCGGACCGGGACCACCACCCGTTCCCCTGACCCCGCCGGGGGAGGCGAGGCGTCGAGGGCGGCCGTGTGTGGTGGGTGCCGGGTTCCGGAACCCTGAAACGCCCCGCCTCCCCCTATCGGGGTATGGCAGTCACCGAGCGTGCGGGGCAGAGCCCCGAGCGACTGTGGATCGGCACCGCCGTCGCCGCCACCGCTCTCCTCGCAGTCGGGTCGCTCGCCCTCCCCGAACTCGTCTGGGACCGCTTCCTCTGGCACTACTTCTGGGGCCCAGTGTTCGCCGACGCGAACAACGCCGCCTGCGCCGTGATGCGGACCGGTGGGCCGGAGCTCCTCGGCAGCCGTGCGGCCTGCGCCGCCGCCGTCGAGTCGGGCGCCATCGTCGCCGAACCCGGCTACACGCTGGTCAGCGAGGTGGGCTACGCCGCCGCGCTCCTGTTCTTCCTCCTGGGCGTGCTCTACCTCCTCCGGGCGCTCGGCGTGGGCCAGGACCGCGAACTGTTCTTCGCGCTCGTCCCGTTCATGTTCTTCGGGGGCGTCCTCCGCGTCGTCGAGGACGCCAACGACGCCGCGCTCGCCGCCGGCATCGACACCATCCTCTCGTACCCGGCGAACACGCTCATCATCAGCCCGGTCATCTACTTCACCGTCTTCTTCATCACCGTCGTGAGCCTCGTGGCCGCCGTCGAGGCCGACCGCCGGGGCTACATCGACGACTGGTCGCGCGCCCTGTTCGGCTTCGCCAGCGCCATCCTCCTCGTCACGGTGGCGTTCCTCCTCTGGTTCGTCCCGACACGACTCGCGGGCCCGCTGGCCGGTGCCGGTTTCTACCCGCAGATGTCGCTGCTCGTCCTCGGCTCATCGGTCGTCATCGCCTACGCCGTCTACCTCGGGGCCGACCGGTTCGCGCCCGTCATCAACGAGGGGACGGGCCGTATCGGCCTCGTCGTGATATTCGGCCACGCCGTCGACGGCGTCGCGAACGTGCTGGCCGCCGACTGGGTCGGGGCGCTCGGCATCCCCGTCGAGTACGGCGCGAAACACCCGGTCAACCGCTTCATCATCGAGACGACCCAGTCGCTCCAGCCCGAGTCCATCTCGGCCGTCGTCGGCACCTCGTGGCCGTTCCTCGTCGTCAAGCTCGTCGCCGCCACGCTCGTCGTCTACGTCTTCGACGAGCAGATATTCGAGGAGTCGCCGCGCTACGCCATCCTCCTGCTCGTCGCCATCCTCGCGGTCGGGTTGGGGCCGGGGACGAGGGACATGGTGAGAGCCACCTTCGGTATCTGACCAAACGTTTCCGCTCGCGGCGGGTGGATGTGCTGGCCTCTACAGCACCGCACCGCTGCGCCCCGTACCGCGACTGCACCCCTACCGGTCCACGTCCCGCCCCGCTTGCACCACCTTCAGCAACTCCTCGTGGACCGCGGGGTCACCGTTCGAGGCCACGATACCGACCGAGTCGTGGCGCCAGCGCTCGCCCTCGACGTCGGTCACCGTCCCGCCCGCCTGCCGGACGAGGTGGACCCCGGCGACGGTGTCCCACGGGTTCGTCGGGAGTTCCGTGAGGACACCGTCGACGGCACCGCTCGCGAGGAACGAGAGGGCGAGCTGGGCGGAGCCGAACCGGCGCAGGTCGCCGAACCGCTCGACGATCTCCCGGCAGACGGTGGCGTACGCCTCGCGCTCGTCGTAGTCCCACCAGAACGTCGGGACCACGGTGAGTGCGGCGGGGTCGGACTTCGTCGAGACCTCGAGCGTCGAGGCGTCGTTCAGCGTCACCGTCTCGGCGCCCGCGTACTCGTCGCCGAGGGCGGGCGCGACGTTCGCGGCGGCGACCGGCTCCCCGTCCTGGGCGGCGGCGACGCTGGTCGTCCACTGCCGCAGGCCACCGACGAAGTTGTTCGTGCCGTCGATGGGGTCCACGACCCACGCAGGCCCCTCGTCGGGGACGGCGCGGGGGAGGTCCGCCTCCTCGCCGACGACGGTGTCGTCGGGGAACGACTCGTGGATGCGCTCGACGACCGCCGCCTGCGCCTCGCGGTCGGCGCGCGTGACGACGTCCGTGGGTCCGGCTTTCGTCTCCACGTCGAACTCCGTACGGAAGGCGTCGGCCGCGACTTCGGCCCCGACACGGGCCGCGGCGCGGGCGACGGCGGCGCGTTCGCTCATACCGACGGACCGGCCGCCCCCGAGAAGTCACCACCGATTCGCCGGACCAAGCGGTTCCGACCCGCCCCTCCCGACCCGGAGCGCCTTTGTCCGCGCCGTCGCTTCGGGGGGACATGAACACGCTGGCCAAGCGAGTCCACAACATCACGCCGAAGCCGGTCCGCCTGACCCTCGACGACGGTTCGACCGTCGACCTCAGGATGCGCTCGGCCGAGTTCTTCCAGGAGGCCTTCCAGGCGGAGGGTGTCGACGACGACGACGTGACCTACCGCCTCGTCACGGACGGTGAGGACGATCCGCTGGTGGCCGGCCGAGAACGCGAGTCCGGCGGCTGGGAGTCCGTCGGAGAGGTGGTCGACGTGACACACGCCGAGGAGTGAGGCCGGTCGGTCGGTCGCACCGCTCGCCGGCGTGAGAGTTGCGAGGGAAGACCGCTCCGACGCGGGCTTCCGCACTGCGTGGGCCGGAGACCGACCCGGGCGAGCCACCGACGGTACGGCGGCCAGCAGTGCGAGGGAAGGGATTTGAACCACGGTCGCGCCAGAGGCGCTCCCTGATTCGAATCCGCTTCCGTCCGCACGTCGCCGCTCACGTTCGTTCGCGGCAGCAGTGCGAGGGAAGGGATTTGAACCCTTGGACCTCTACAGGAGCGGATCTTGAGTCCGCCGCCGTTTCCAGGCTTGGCTACCCTCGCACGCGGCCACGGCTACACCGGGGAGGGTAGTGAGTGTTGTGAACCACGTACCCCAGCGGGCTTAACAGGCCTCTCCGTGACGGTCGTGTATGGTCTCCGACACCACCCCCGACTACTGCCCATTCTGCGGTGCGCGACTCCGTGACGAGGGCGGCGCCTACGGTGCGCACCTCCACCGACACGACGACTGCCGGGAGCGCGCGGAGGCGTGGGCTACCCAGGAACGCGGCCCGGCGTCGCCGTGGACCGGTGACGGCGGGTCGGCGACGCTCCGTCTCGGCCTCGGGGCCGTGGTGGCCCTCGTGGTCCTCGCGTACGCCGTCCTCGTCATGGGCCAGTTGCTGGTCGGCCTGCTCGCCGCTGGCATCGTCCTCGGTGCGTTCTGGTACGGGCCGGCCCTCGTCTGAGTCCCTCGTCGCGAACCGGGGGCGTCAAGCGGCACCCCCCCGAACGGCCGGTATGGCACGCTCCCCACACCTCGTCACCGAGCGCGACGAACTCAAACTCGAAGTGGCCGTCGGGACCACCCGCCGGCGATTCGAGCTCTCCGACCGGGCCGAGAACCTCCTCCGCGACGAGGGGTACGGCCCCGCCGACGTCGTCCCGTTCGTCACCGCGAAGGCCCTCGTCCTCGCCGGGGGTGCGACGCTCCCCGAGAAGTCGGACGAGCGCGACACGGCGTGGGAACTCGGCGGTGCCGACGGCGGCCGGCAGGTCACGCGGACCGAGCGCGAGGTGCTCGCGGAGTACCTCCGCGGCGTGACCGTCCCCGACCGCTCGCTCGACGCCCTCAGAGAGCACGTCCGGAAACACGACCTGCCGGTCGACCCGACCGAGGTGACGGGCCGGGCGGAGAAGGTGGGTGGGCTGAGCGACATCGCGCGGAACCTCTAGCCGGAGGCAGCGGAATCTCGAGAACGCGACGAGAGTGTCGTCGGGCCGTCAGGCCGTGGCGCCGATAGGGCGCTCGCCGTCGGCCTCGTCGACCGCCCGGGAGTCGCGCACGCCGCGGGCGTAGAGGTACGCACCGACGAGGTTCACGTAGAAGCCGACGAACGCGACGACGACGGCGCCGAGGAGCGTGGTAGCGACGACGGCGCCGGTCAGGAAGCCCGCCAGGAGGCTGACCACGATGGCGAGGAGCCACGCGACGAGGTACGACCCGCTCGTGAGGACTGGCCAGAGCGCGCGTCGGTCGAACGCCGCGCCCATCCGGCCCGTGCGGGCGAGCGTCACCAGCCCGGCGGGGAGTGCGTACACCGCGAGGATGGTCACCGGGACGCTCAGCAGTGTGACGATGCCGGCGACGGCGACGAGCCACGTGGGGGGTGACTCCGTCAGGGGCAGCAACAGCGAGAGCGCCGCGACCGTCAGCAGGATGGCCGGGACGGCGACGTAGACGACAGCCACGGCGATGGCCTTCAGGCCGTCGACGAGCATCGCGCCCCAGTCGTCGAACGCGGGCAGGTGTTCGCCACCGGCGTCCACGTCGCGGAGGACGCGGAGGGTGTAGCCGCTCACGAGGACGGCGGGGATCACGAGGACACTCAGGAGCGTCAGGAGGCCGCCGATGGCGAGGGCTCGAAGGCCCGCACCCTCGTCGTAGGGATATCGCAACGCGTCTTCGAACATCCGGATTCGACACAGAGAGTCACGCCGAGCGTATCAATCCGCACTTGCCCGGTGGCAACGCCGGGCGACACCTTCAGGTGTCGAACGACCGAACTCACGGGCGATGGACGACCACACCCGTGACCCGAGCGTCGGCCCGCCACCCCTCGGCAGGGAGCCGACGGGGTGGCTCCCCGGCGAGACGTTCGGTGACGGCCCGGAGAACGGTCGCTGGGAGCACGCGACGCTCCGCCGGGCGACGGTCCACGGCGTCCGCCTCTACAACAGCGGCGAGTTCCACGCCTCACACGACTGCTTCGAGGACGAGTGGTACAACTACGGCCGCGGGTCCACGGAGTCGAAGTTCCTCCACGGGATGGTCCAGGTGGCCGCGGGTGCGTACAAGCACTTCGACTTCGAGGACGACGACGGGATGCGCTCGCTGTTCACCACCGCGCTGGAGTACTTCACGGGCGTCCCGCGTGACTTCTACGGCGTCGACCTGCTCGAAATCCGGACGAGGCTCTCGAACGCGCTGTCCGACCCCACGGTCCTCCACGGCTGGCAGATCACGCTCGACGGACACGTCTCGGAGGCGACGGACGCCGACTGGGCGTACGTCGAGGCGATGGAGCACTGAGGAGCGACAGGAGGGAGGCGGGGGTGAGGTTTTTTCGCGTCCGGGCGAGCGCGTCAGCCATGGCCGACTACGAGAACTTCGAGACGACGTTCGAGGACGGCGTGCTCCGGGCGGAGATGCACAGCACCTCGAAGATGAACGGGTTCAACGCGGTGATGGGCGACGAACTGCTCGACATCGCCATCAGACTCCACGAGGAACCGGTCCGGTGTTTCGTGCTCACTGGGTCGGACGGGGTGTTCAGCGCGGGCGGCGACGTCGGCGAATTCCTCACCGGGTCGTCCCCGTCGGCCTTCCGACGTGGTGCGTCCATCCTCCACGACGCGATGGTCCAGTTCCACCAGGCGGCGGTCCCCATCGTCACGGGCGTCAACGGGCTCGCGGTCGGCGCGGGGTTCAGCCTCGCCATCTTCGGCGACTACGTCCTCGTCAGCGAGGACGCGTACTTCGAGTTCGGCTACCCGAACCTCGGCGCGTCCTCCGACGGCGGGTCGACGTTCTACCTCCCGCGGCTCGTCGGTCTCCGCGAAGCCAAGCGCATCGCACTGCTGAACGAGCGCATCGACCCGGAAGAGGCGGTCGACATCGGCCTCGCCAGCGAGGCCGTCCCGGCCGGCGAGTTCGACGACCGACTGACCGAAGTCGCGCAGAAGGTCGCCGAGGGGCCGACGCTCGCGCTCGGCCGCACTCAGCGCCTGCTGACCGAGAGCACCACGAGCACCATCGAGCAGCAACTCGCACGCGAGACGGAGACGTTCGCCCGGACCGCGAGGAGCGAGGACTTCGCGGAGGGTGTCACCGCGTTCGTGGAACGGCGAGAGCCGGAGTTCGAGGGGCGATAGCAGGGCGGAAAGAGAGAGCGCGGTAGCGGAGCTGGAGAGACCAGCGCACCTACCCACTCCGAGCGCAGCGAGGAGCGCCTTTTTCACCCATGTTTTTACGCGAGAGGGTCGGCGAAGCCGACCCCGAGCCCAAAAAGATGGTCTCTAGAACTGGTATCGCCGCTCGTTCCCGTCCCGCTCCGGCCGCTGTACCCCGCCCGCCATCTCCTCGTAGGTCATCCCGCTGAGGAACTCGTCGTAGGTGCAGTCGAACCCCGACCGGAGGTGGAAGTCGAGGTTCCCGGTCTCCACCGAGCGCTGGAACAGTTCGTGGACGGCCCGGCGGACGAGTTCGTCGGCGTCCTCGGGTTCGTAGGCGGCGACGAGCATCGCCAGTTCGTTGCGTGTCTCGCGGTCGAGCGAGACGGCGGTCTCCTCGCCCAGGTCGGCGTAGACGTCCGTGACCGTCTCGCTCAGGTCGTCGAGGCTCATGGTCGAAGGAACACCGCGCGGGGCAAGTGGGTTTCGTCCCCGATACGTTCAGCCACCGTTTGAGTCTCGGGAAGGCACTTACCGCAGACGCCACCACAGTGGGACGTGAGCGACCACACGCGACGCGCCCTCCTCGGTGCGGCGGCGACCGGCGTCTCGGCCGGGCTCACGGGCTGTCTCGGCGGTATCGGGCCGGGCTTCGGTGGCAGCTGTACGAGTCGATACTATCTCGAACTTCGACAGCTCGAAGACGCAGGCCTCCGCGAGGCGGCACTCGCGGACGCCCCGCCCGAGCGCGAGGCACGCTGGGAGGAACTGCTGGAAAC includes the following:
- a CDS encoding DUF4013 domain-containing protein: MFEDALRYPYDEGAGLRALAIGGLLTLLSVLVIPAVLVSGYTLRVLRDVDAGGEHLPAFDDWGAMLVDGLKAIAVAVVYVAVPAILLTVAALSLLLPLTESPPTWLVAVAGIVTLLSVPVTILAVYALPAGLVTLARTGRMGAAFDRRALWPVLTSGSYLVAWLLAIVVSLLAGFLTGAVVATTLLGAVVVAFVGFYVNLVGAYLYARGVRDSRAVDEADGERPIGATA
- a CDS encoding enoyl-CoA hydratase/isomerase family protein — its product is MADYENFETTFEDGVLRAEMHSTSKMNGFNAVMGDELLDIAIRLHEEPVRCFVLTGSDGVFSAGGDVGEFLTGSSPSAFRRGASILHDAMVQFHQAAVPIVTGVNGLAVGAGFSLAIFGDYVLVSEDAYFEFGYPNLGASSDGGSTFYLPRLVGLREAKRIALLNERIDPEEAVDIGLASEAVPAGEFDDRLTEVAQKVAEGPTLALGRTQRLLTESTTSTIEQQLARETETFARTARSEDFAEGVTAFVERREPEFEGR
- a CDS encoding YcaO-like family protein — protein: MGVALLGDGPAAAAVEAALADGDTTATRVTVDDLDETVPDLVVVVAPTGSDAVGLANDATRANGIPLLTVELGGVGGRPVAGVDAAVAGFGPETGCFDCLRTRVRAHDPETDDGTVAAPTARFAGALAGREAVRLLAGESDLLGHVVELPHARRRFLPVPRCGCGPDPDRHLRRGGEGRSLDAALGAAEAAVDPRVGLVASVAEAESFPVPYYLATLAATPFSDAEVPRHAAGVAADWNPAYMKALGESLERYAGAVYRTREFERGPPGAVAGAVPPAAFVTAPWFPDPDPREDVQWVDGEHLASGDRVRLPAEFVVFPPPEARHRPAITTGLGLGNSGTEALLSGLYEVVERDAAMLAWYSTYDPLGLAVEAEGYRALERRLRAEDLEATALLLTQDVDVPVVAVCVHRPLDDPTAGEWPRFAAGMAASLDPADAALGALEEAVQNLLELRGMGQQRAVSEEGAIGVYGDFPEAAREFVDPATTVPASTVGPETVPDGTAELELLVDRVVDAGLSPYAARLTTRDLAELGFEAVRVVAPTAQPLFTGEAYFGDRAASVPAALGFEARPDRDHHPFP
- a CDS encoding DUF63 family protein gives rise to the protein MAVTERAGQSPERLWIGTAVAATALLAVGSLALPELVWDRFLWHYFWGPVFADANNAACAVMRTGGPELLGSRAACAAAVESGAIVAEPGYTLVSEVGYAAALLFFLLGVLYLLRALGVGQDRELFFALVPFMFFGGVLRVVEDANDAALAAGIDTILSYPANTLIISPVIYFTVFFITVVSLVAAVEADRRGYIDDWSRALFGFASAILLVTVAFLLWFVPTRLAGPLAGAGFYPQMSLLVLGSSVVIAYAVYLGADRFAPVINEGTGRIGLVVIFGHAVDGVANVLAADWVGALGIPVEYGAKHPVNRFIIETTQSLQPESISAVVGTSWPFLVVKLVAATLVVYVFDEQIFEESPRYAILLLVAILAVGLGPGTRDMVRATFGI
- a CDS encoding inositol monophosphatase family protein, producing MSERAAVARAAARVGAEVAADAFRTEFDVETKAGPTDVVTRADREAQAAVVERIHESFPDDTVVGEEADLPRAVPDEGPAWVVDPIDGTNNFVGGLRQWTTSVAAAQDGEPVAAANVAPALGDEYAGAETVTLNDASTLEVSTKSDPAALTVVPTFWWDYDEREAYATVCREIVERFGDLRRFGSAQLALSFLASGAVDGVLTELPTNPWDTVAGVHLVRQAGGTVTDVEGERWRHDSVGIVASNGDPAVHEELLKVVQAGRDVDR
- a CDS encoding DUF309 domain-containing protein yields the protein MDDHTRDPSVGPPPLGREPTGWLPGETFGDGPENGRWEHATLRRATVHGVRLYNSGEFHASHDCFEDEWYNYGRGSTESKFLHGMVQVAAGAYKHFDFEDDDGMRSLFTTALEYFTGVPRDFYGVDLLEIRTRLSNALSDPTVLHGWQITLDGHVSEATDADWAYVEAMEH
- the tbsP gene encoding transcriptional regulator TbsP gives rise to the protein MASNLLKRTVGDVLLETLEGADGDVFVVNPGESLGELVSVMGDVDSSTVRLLAAERTLKDTMDDFIVASNAADLVEDDRLEIRSHEGDSNTLLVTGDSVVAVVEAGDHVAGLVTDDEAFIEAAYEAYEEHWEAAEPFALRTPAISRVRETLNEGLGPDAVEDFDSMLASMETARGDGEGLDEVTVSLLVAAKNRELLYDISKWGEDVGIASKATFSRTKTKLEDLGLIDTEKVPIDVGRPRLRLMLGDDRLRDADAPELASVAQSLLAGAS
- a CDS encoding DUF7501 family protein; translation: MVSDTTPDYCPFCGARLRDEGGAYGAHLHRHDDCRERAEAWATQERGPASPWTGDGGSATLRLGLGAVVALVVLAYAVLVMGQLLVGLLAAGIVLGAFWYGPALV